The Cryptomeria japonica chromosome 9, Sugi_1.0, whole genome shotgun sequence DNA segment TTTGTTCTATATTTGGCTTCTGCTCTCGTCCATGGTGCTCAAAAATGTAGATGGGCATGGATGGAAGAAACAACTCCCAAAGCCATGTAAGAATTTGGTGTTGTACTTTCATGATATAATCTATAATGGCAAAAATGCTAAGAATGCAACATCTGCGATCGTTGCAGCCCCTCAATGGggtaatctcacttcttttgctgaTCCTTTCCGGTTTGGAGATATGGTTGTGTTTGACGATCCTATTACTCTTGATCATAATCTGCAATCTCCTCCTGTGGGTAGAGCGCAGGGATTTTATTTCTACAACATGAAGAATACTTATAATGCTTGGCTTGGCTTCACATTTGTGCTGAACTCGACAGATTATAAGGGCACCATCACGTTTAATGGTGCAGACCCATTGCTGGTTAAGTACAGAGATATATCTGTAGTGGGTGGAACCGGTGATTTCCTAATGACCAGAGGAATTGCCACCCTTTCTACCGATGCAGCGGAATTACCTGTTTATTTCCGGGTGAGGGTTAACATCACACTCTACGAGTGTTACTGATCATTGTTAACTAATTGGAGAGGCTTTCTGTAGGGAAACTTCTGTTTTGGCTGTTTACTTATAGTCGACGTTATATGCTGTTTCAGTCAGTCCTTTTAAATGAATGTAATGGTGAGTTTTATTTCTGAGTTTGATTGAGTACGTTAGTGGAGGAAATAATTTAGAGGCATGAACTATCTTGTCTCCGATGGAAGATATATTTAGAATTgtttttatcattattttttatttttcatttcttttttctatactaggttttttaattaaaaataataatataatatagtgGATTAAGAGTATATATAATTATGGAAATCGAATAGAATCATATaagtaattaataaaaaaaattatcacaAATAAATGATATCAGATTTGTTAAATtataagataaaagattagtaaaatTCTATTAATTTATAGTCATTATTGTATATggatttttaataataaattcaaaatttaagtcaAAGTTTTAATTCATTAGTCATGGAATCttaaataaaaatatgacatttaAGTTGAAGTAAATTATCTCGAATTAAAATTGTTTTGAAAGAATTTGTATCCAAAATATAGATATGTTGCCtattcattaaaaaatatattttctatgaAAATTAGTTAAAAGTAAACAATGAGATGAATTTAATATTACTAGAGTTATGATAATGTGATAAGTAACTCATTAGATGTGTTCACACACATAAAAGAAAAACATAGATAATTTAATTTGTTTATAGTTTAGTATATTAATTAATCTTAAATTTCAACTCATAATATGATATGTTAAGAACTTTAATGTAACattattttcattcatattttttgAATAAATAGATGTTCATTAATCATGTATTATATTTGActctaataaaattattttttaatgaattttacCTATATACTCTTTGGTCAATTTTTTGTATAAGTGATAATTTGTTATGTTAATATTTAAGCTTTTAATATTCAAAGAACTAATTGAGATAGTGATAGGAAAGAATTGATTGAGATAGTGATAGTAATGTCATATAGAAAATAAATTTTAGGCATTTTATATAAAATATGTCTAAAACAAGGATTCTTTGTGACatataatgaaaataaataaaatatttgtacaATAGAATTTCTATTATGGGTGGAACGGGTATTTCCTTAATGGTGAAACCATTTGTAACCACCTTTTAAATTAAGGCATAGGAATATGTTTCTTTTCTATGGATAATATCAAGTTATAATTAGTGTTACTAATTATTATTGACTAATGTGGAAAgattgtttttgataataaaagaagccaaaaatgagggggctgacccataggtaCACTTAAGTGAATAGTGGCAGGACCATTGTCCGCATAAAATCAATAAAGTTGCAGctttttacctctatcaaaaacaaaaaccatactacgAGAGTTTATCAGCAATAAAAAACTACTAGTCAGAGTATAATTCATATGCCATGCAGGGCtataaacaacaaaatataaacataagccTAAACTGGGCTTATCCAGCCAACAACTACACAACATAGACAAAAAACTTCTCCACATGCAAAAAGTTATTTCTTTTTcccttggctcttcttagggagtagccttctagcccattccttagtgaggaacttgaacaggcctttgtagtcgtcatcctccttgcctttccctttggcCGTGCTATCCTGCAAAAGGCACAACGTAGTAGCCAAGCATCTCATGACATTTAGCTCAAACTTGGACACATCGTGCATCTTAGACTCTGTCGCCTCTAGTCTATTGGTGATCACCTGCACATTGTCAGAGAGGGCCTCTATCTTTTTCTCAAGCTCTGCCAGGTTGGGATCCTCTTCCTTCACGCTACTGGCCTCTTCAACGACTAGCATTTTTTCAATCCTGAAGGTCGGCGATGGGAAATTTGCAGGCTCCGGACTCTTAGAGGAGATGGGGCTTTTAGAAATCTGGGTGGAGCTCACAGAATGAGGGGTCTGTTTGTGTTGGGTCAGGGGCATTTTAACAGTCGGAATGGAGTTGCCCGTGTCatgcgaggaggaggggtctctcagggATTTATCCGAGGGTTTAAAAGCCAGTCTGCTAGAGCGGCGGGGGGTGTTGGCTTCTTTAGTAATGTCCAAATCAgagtcaatctcttggattttgactcttttaggggttctgacctcctctggggagtgattcttggttttcttgctgGAGGAGCCAAATTCCAAGCACCTAGGGCTTGAATAATTAATGGCCAGAGGTTGGGTCGAGGGGCTAACATTCTGCACAGAAATGGAACGGGGCGGGCAAAGGGCGAGGTGAAAGTTATACAGGCAGAGAATAAGGCCCTAATATAGGATGGGAAAGTCTTTCCCTTTCTTCTTAGCTTCATCTATATCTTTAATATTACCATCCATCGAATGCAGTAAAAAGAACAtaatggaaatgaggtctttgttcctcaaatggttcaggaacatgagatggtagtagtagaaaatgCCATACCTTCCCTCCAGCATAAAATAATTCATCACGATATAGTAGACCTCATCCTATGGGTGAGGAATCTCCTCCCTGTTGAATCCTCCAGCCCTCTTGATAGGGTTCTCGCCTTGGTGGAAAAATTGGTTAAGGCTAGTAGAATCCACAATGCGTctctactttttccattttttacCCTCCATTGAAAGGCCCGTTGCTTGAGCAATAACCTCTTCGTTGATTTCGAAAGAGATTCCCCCCATGGTCACCCTTCTGTCCTCCCAGGAAGTCACAAATTATTTGGAGAGTCTCTTGTCATTGCCCTTCATActttccatgaatttgtcaatATCGCCTTCAGTGCACACAAACTAGGCCACTGGTTTAGCTTTGAACTCATCCAATTTATTGGGTTCTAGTTTGAGCCTGTCCCCCCCCATTCTTGAATCCTCCAGTTTCACAGCTTGAGAATGACAAAAAGTCAAAACGCAAAGCGAAAGCAAACTCAAGACAAAATGGTTAAGATAAATGTGCCGAACTTGAaataaatggtcataataattagaGTGATTATTACCCCTTAAGATCCCATAGATATCGAAGGCCGAAGATCTACTCAGAACGTGCGAGCCTTCACTCGGGCTAATGCAAGTTGACAGATCCCCAACGCCACCTTTACCGTTGCCAGTTGGCTCCGTCTAGGTAATAATTAGAGAGTAATCATTCCCGATGTCTGTACTTTCATCATAAATCCATCCCATGTGGTAGTGGTGACTCAGCCCGCCTTTGATACGTGGTCGTCTAGGGTAGAAATTGGTGGGATCCCCGTGCCAATTTGAAATTTACAAAAAGGTTTCCTTTATCATTGAGCAGATGGTATTGTCCTTTCTTGGATAAaggccttttccttttccaagatttccttaaTGGTGATTCGCAGCAGATTGGGGTCCCTCTAGCATCGTAAGCCATTCTGCAACCTTCCTTCAGCTGCCATGGAATCGATAGCTTTGTTTCCTTCTTTGAAGATGTGGCATAtagtgaagtcctccattttgactAGAAAGCACCTGATGTCCCTTAGAATGGGTTCCACTCTCCATCCTGCTGAAGCATTCCCTTTGATAGATTCAATAATGATTTGAGAGTCTCCTTCTATCTCTAGGTGTTTTATTCCTATGGAGTTAGCCATTTTCAGACCCCAAAGGAGGGCCATTCCTTTAGCTTGAGTGACTGTATTATCCCTTAGGTTGCCATCGTAGGCTGCAACCATGTTCCCCAGATGATCCCTGATGACTCCACCACCTGCCTGACAGTTGTATTGAGTAGAACCATCATAATTCAGTTTAAACCAGTGAAGCCAGGGGGTTGACCATCTAGTCATCcgtctctttttcttggtgttgttgttgaagCGATCAAAGCCAGGAGGGAGATTCCAACAAACAATGATCTTCTTGTCTGCCTCATCGGGAGGATAGGGGGGGATTTTCCATTTTGTAACTTCTAAATTCTCAAAAATCATCTTAAAGCAAATGTGAGCCACAGAGTCCGGGGGGGTTTTAGTGTCTCTGAAAattatgttgtttctttctttccacaaggcCCAGCAGATGTGCGGTGGTATTTGTTTCCAAAGTTGAATGATGAGGGGATGATGGGAGGGGGGGGTCCAatcaaaagcaaaaaaaattatattcttctGGAAGACCCAACAAAGACCACATTTCTGAAGAGTAATAGACCAAATATGAGCCGCAAAGGGACAAAGAACAAAAAGGTGGTcaatagattcctcatcagctttaCACAGACtgcatctattggggagatggaatcccctcttTTTCAAGTTATTAAGCGTGAGTGTTTTACCATGCATGAGGGCCCACCAGAAGAAATTGATTTTAGGGAAAGATTGTTATTCTCTACTTTTTCTGAGTTTTATGTTAGTttattttgatttgtttctttaatCAATTTCTGTTACAACACTTTTGGATTATTAAAATTAGATTTTTCCTTTTCCAAGGTTTGATAAGCTTTTCTAATGCgagaatatttttcttaaaaatttGGATGAGGTTCACTTTGATACTTTAAAGGGTtcacttttttctctttttttttgtatgaTTCTTGGTGATTTCTTGATATCCTagttatctttgaatatcttgagcatagttaaatatttgaattttcttTGTCAAGAGATAAAgtgttttttattaggggaaaacaTGTTTTGAACGGCCCCTGAAACCCTATACAACATTAGATCAAAAGATAGCCATTAGAGAACATTGAAAAAGCTAGAGACAACAGACATAGAAAAGACAACTGGCTAGATAACAAAAAGTCAGCAACAAAAAGACACAACACACAGGAACTAAAGACAAGATCATAGAAAAAGTAGAAAAGAAAATCCAAGACTAGGAAAAGTTCTTTAGCAACTCGGTAGCTTCGAGCTCTAGTTGCTCCATGTTCTCAGTAGTCCGCTTGATCTCCTCAATATCCCTACTTTGGTTTTGCTTCTTTCTAGTGCTTGCACGAGTTCTTTTTCTAGGACCCATCTCCTTATCTTTAGGGGTGTCTTCCTTCACCTCAGTGGTGTCCCCGAAGGCCTTTTCCCCTTGGACACTTTCAAGCTTCCTGATAAGGATCTtaatgttaggataaccaatgaacaattgagagggggggggggggggggggtgaatcaattgttaacaaattataacatttaatttacaaccttaaacaaatcaagtaccggtaaagcacatacaaatgccggtagaaatagataccgataaataatacaacttaataGTTAACTAGATAATAagtgcaaagaaaccataccatataacaccatgatttgtacatggaaaacctagaaaggaaaaaaccatggtgggaagcctacccacaactagatgatacttctgcagaaagtatgtgttacaatgataggcctacacttgcaggaaggcacattgcctagagcgtactgctcattacaaaagtcactgtctacagagaggctacaaccatctcaagataaatggacaacaatccaatagagtgaactaccaaagatagcatctaccatgcctgattacagttccggttaagctcaatgtcggaggactaaatcctcttttgaatccaattcaatcaccaatgatcaaccaactcctctccctgaatgatattacaatattcactcattacattccttgaccatgacctttttatTAACAAGGTACTCTACAAAaggtttctacctcttatttatacaaaccctaaggcctaaaccaattaggccagccgcctaaagatattacaataagataattacatgattccgtattacaatgatatgccatgttggcttaagaccaaaacaataattacaaatccataaatcatctcgagacaTCCTAGTAACATCTAGAGTAAACGTTAGCataatactggtccataacctagataggtacaagacctattctgggtccaccatgccaaagaaatgtcttgaatcagttgaagcacgatcaaagaacatattcaacatcctgaaatccatgaaaaaGTTTCACCAATATCAATTGTGCATcctatcacaattcctcaatgaaatctctgtcggtaaagccttaaactagtgccggtaagggtttaccagagtgtatgatagaatccgattaccaagccaatacgaACTGACCAAAaaattctcatggagcatataacacatgaaatcaaacatacttcactgatccaaacatgcagaaagtgtccaacagatagtctcctctgctgataacactagatcttctaccggtaaccaaaaattGTCTAccagtaaccaatcataacaactagtgttgacatcaatgggaaaacatcaatgcaacacataatcaattcatccataataccaataatcccccactttggcatcaatggcaacactagatgtgaaaaacatctaagtaccaagaaatgccaaataggtCCCCCCCTGTGAATGATTCTCTGtaaggttttgaatgatttttcacattactatcaatctccctttgacattaatgccagaaatatgacaaaaatatcaaagaaatgatataaacctctgaatctcaaaactaactactccccctgagtagtagcaccactcattagtgtcgaaatgaatagtatctcttataatgcatgttggactgatgataaacttcatcaatcaagtctttgtcagaggggaaaaaacccctaacctgtctctcaaatactcaaatgattccttagatagtggtttagttaatatgtttgtaatctattctttagtgtttacataaaccaatttgaattcctttgcttcaaccttgtccttcagaaagttatacttttattgaaatatgcttagtcttagagtgaaatactggattcttagacatgtcaatagcttcagagttatcatagtagataactatcggttcactagaATTTACCCTAATATTCTTGAACATTTTGTttagacatggactagctaggaatcgaacctaggaccttccatatgccgctggagtgctctaccactgagctattggcctctcttggaccagtccatcattggtccgggtgtggcttatttccaacaccaacaccccccccttaaggcacacctctcgtgtgcttggggctcctagcctggacctggctttgataccatgttgagacatggaccagctaggactcgaacctaggaccttccattcaCTGCTGGAgttctctaccactgagctactggcccctctttgaccagtccatcatcggtctgggtgtggcttatttccaacaccaacacatttgcttcatccacaaggcttgagtgcaattagttgttgctacaacatactcaacttctacagtagataaagaaatgcatgtctGTTTTTTGTTGAtctccatgaaaccagtttctttccaagaaagaaacctccaccagaagtgctcttcttgtcatcagtgtctctagcccaatctgagtcagtatatgcacataaagtgaaatcatcatttctgaaATACCAttaaccatattctgttgttccttgcaaatactggaatatcctctttactgcacattcataattttctttaggatcactttgatatcttgaaacaatactaattgcattcatgatattaggtctagtctaagttagatataacaaaccaccaatcatagacttataccttgtcagatttaccagtgtagaagtatccttgatagataatttctcacttgtagtcataggagtacttaccagtttggaattctccataccaaacttcttcaacagttccttcaaatacttagtttgatagataaaaatccctttgttagtttgagtaatctacaaacctaagaaaaatttcatctcaccaatcatggatatttcaaattagttttttatgttgttagcaaattccatgcatagtttatcttctcctctaaaaatgatatcatcaacaaaaacttcaataaatagaatatcattatcaatgatcttataatatagattactatcagcactgccttaataaaaccaagcttcaaaagatatttatccaaccttgcataccaagctctaggagcctgtttcaaaccatataaagctttttgcaatctacaaaccatatctttatcatttatcagtgaaaatccatcaggttgctcaatgtaaacttcttcctcaagatcaccattcaaaatttcacatttaacatccatttgataaaccttatagttcttataagctgcataggcaagaaatagtctaacaacttcaattctagctacaggtacaaatCTCTAACCatgatcaattccttccatttgagaatatcctttacaaaccaatctagccttgttccttacaacttgaccatcctcattcagtttattcctataaacccatttagttccaataacattcctttttttaggttggggaactaaagaccaagtttcattcttctctatttgatctaattcatcttccatagcctttaaccaatgtttatccttacaagcttcaataacaatttctagttcaatttgagaaataagacataccacttcatttgccagttttcttcttgtcataactcccttatttctatctccaataatttgatctttagaatgatttgatctttagaatgattttgtcttttgaacttcaggttcactactttgatcatcagtcacagttgaaatttttgattgtgttggtgtaactgtctcagcttctTGTACCGATTGATGCATtttttggttcagttatgatcattgcCAATgtcggttccttgtcatatgatatagaatgatttatgtactgttcatccactttcacattagcactctccacaattttttgcaatcttttgttataacatctatatgctttgctctgaatcgAATAGTTGAGAAATATCCCttgatcacatctaggatcaaattttccaattgagtcatttcttttgatatagcatttacttccaaaaattctgaaatacttaacaataggtgtatgtccaaaccatagttcataaggggtcctaccagtttcacctttgatgtgaactatgttgaatgtgtagactgttatactcactacttctctccactagatatgaggcaatttggcttccatcatcataaatCTAGCTagatccaaaatggttttgttctttctttcaacttcTCCATTTTGCCAAGGAGTCCTAGGTGCACACAGTTGtatcctgattccatttgtctcacaataactattaaattcatgagaagtgaactcaccaccatgatctgatcttagacatttcattttcaatccagtttttgtttcaacctttgctttaaagatattcaatttctcaaaagcttcagacttctcccttagaaaagtcacccacatcattctagaataggcatcaataatcaacatgaaatacctatcaccttgaaggcttctagtccttgctagaccacataagttagtgtgaatcaaattaagtacatcattagatttattatgtatgctcttaaaagaacttctaacttgcttacccaattgacattccttacataccagattatgaggcttcataatcctaggtatatctctaactaccttagttgaattgatgttaacaatacaatcaaaattaacatgacacaacctcttatacgaTAGCTAAATCTCTTCGTTAtgagtaatcaaacatgtcttattaccagtgttcaagtgaaagatattacttcctgtctgaatactagttggaatctccaaaccagtcttgttaatgattttacattttctatcttcaaactaaagttgaaaacccttatcaaccaattgaccaacactcaaaagattatgcttcaaaccttctacataatagacattatcagtgttatactttccatccaaagaaataatacctctacctttgatcatacatgccttgtcatctccaaatctgatttgaccaccattgtattcttacaaggatagaaatttccttttatctccagtcataagATGTTATTATCCACTAATGGACATGagagacaataggataatggaggagtatgacatggtatgataggataatggaacaatgaaggacaaaaggatatcataggataaaacctgcccccaagtgtggtgtgcaagaagttcatagattacgcatgacgcctgtttgccaggttttcatcatggtacttgcccaaggcgcctgtttgccaggttttcagcagtggacgaattatttgtttgctttacttttttcttttgtcttttttttttcaatttttttgtatttttgagcttttcaatagaagatggacacatgataggggatggaagaaggactcaagcatctttttgtttggatagtaaccttgaaaaaaatggaccatgacctttaaaagtatgctcaaagacgttggtaggataaggacatggaaaatgagatgaaactaaggcgaggatttatgcaaaggattggatcaaagggatcgaaggatggaaaatatgaattggataatggatagggtattggaagaattgggcttcagtggatggaaatgaaggcaagatcaacattggcacacaccttaatgggtggtggattgatggaggaacaatggatttcagattgtgagatttggatggaggaatagcttgggattttgggacataagggcccaaaatggatgaagaaggtgatggaggaatagacttggaaggtttggatggagga contains these protein-coding regions:
- the LOC131046987 gene encoding disease resistance response protein 206; translation: MACGYCGRIVFHLFYIWLLLSSMVLKNVDGHGWKKQLPKPCKNLVLYFHDIIYNGKNAKNATSAIVAAPQWGNLTSFADPFRFGDMVVFDDPITLDHNLQSPPVGRAQGFYFYNMKNTYNAWLGFTFVLNSTDYKGTITFNGADPLLVKYRDISVVGGTGDFLMTRGIATLSTDAAELPVYFRVRVNITLYECY